The following coding sequences lie in one Pseudomonadota bacterium genomic window:
- a CDS encoding DegQ family serine endoprotease codes for MRHQRLGVVVSVALLAAAIGSGIGIYSSAPRATRFSFSGHPALAATSSATALPSIADVAERVLPSVVSIASTRRAQGGPTMDPFFRFFFGDREPPDQVQRGLGSGVVVDIDGRKVVITNNHVVGGADSIEVSLGDDRKFTGRLLGTDAKSDLAVIELKGAKDLRPLAIGDSARLRLGDIVLAAGSPFGLSQTVTMGIVSAKGRARLGIVDYEDFIQTDAAINPGNSGGALVDTAGQLVGINTAIFSRSGGYQGIGFAIPTKMALPIVRSLVKTGKVVRGYLGVMIQDAQPEMARALGLPHTHGALVGDVVAGGPAARAGLRRGDFIVKLDGEPIKQADQLRNAVAALGPKQTVTLEYLRGGKGQKARVQLTELPADAAVARRGVDAAKGAPGLWVEPLTPTVRERFKLGRELRSGVVVTRVDERSAAGQAGLRPGDVILQVNRVSIDSVSGFTYQYERAAQRVLLLVHREGATFFLLLPK; via the coding sequence TTCAGCTTCAGCGGCCACCCGGCCCTCGCCGCGACGAGCAGCGCGACGGCGCTACCCTCGATCGCCGATGTCGCCGAGCGCGTGCTTCCGAGCGTCGTCAGCATCGCCTCGACGCGCCGGGCGCAGGGGGGGCCGACGATGGACCCCTTCTTCCGCTTCTTCTTCGGCGACCGCGAACCACCCGATCAGGTGCAGCGCGGGCTGGGCTCTGGAGTGGTGGTGGACATCGACGGCCGAAAGGTCGTCATCACCAACAACCACGTCGTCGGCGGCGCCGACTCGATCGAGGTCTCGCTGGGCGACGACCGCAAGTTCACCGGCCGCTTGCTCGGCACCGACGCCAAGAGCGATCTGGCGGTGATCGAGCTCAAGGGCGCCAAGGACCTCAGACCGCTGGCGATCGGCGACAGCGCACGGCTGCGGCTGGGCGACATCGTGCTGGCGGCGGGCAGCCCCTTCGGCCTGAGCCAGACGGTGACGATGGGCATCGTCTCGGCCAAGGGGCGCGCCCGCCTCGGGATCGTCGACTATGAGGACTTCATTCAGACCGACGCCGCGATCAACCCCGGCAACTCGGGTGGCGCGCTGGTCGACACCGCGGGTCAGCTCGTGGGCATCAACACGGCGATCTTCTCGCGCAGCGGCGGATACCAGGGGATCGGCTTTGCCATCCCGACCAAGATGGCGCTGCCGATCGTGCGCAGCCTCGTCAAGACCGGCAAGGTGGTGCGCGGCTATCTTGGCGTGATGATCCAGGATGCCCAGCCCGAGATGGCTCGCGCCTTGGGCCTACCGCATACGCACGGCGCGCTGGTGGGTGACGTGGTCGCCGGTGGTCCGGCGGCACGGGCGGGACTGCGGCGCGGCGACTTCATCGTCAAGCTCGACGGCGAGCCGATCAAGCAGGCCGACCAACTGCGGAACGCGGTAGCGGCGCTGGGCCCGAAGCAGACCGTCACCCTGGAGTATCTGCGCGGCGGCAAGGGCCAAAAGGCGCGGGTGCAACTGACCGAGCTCCCGGCCGACGCTGCCGTCGCGCGCCGCGGCGTCGATGCGGCCAAGGGTGCGCCGGGCCTCTGGGTCGAGCCGCTGACGCCCACCGTCCGCGAGCGCTTCAAGCTCGGCCGCGAGCTGCGTTCGGGGGTCGTGGTGACGCGCGTCGATGAGCGCAGCGCCGCTGGCCAAGCAGGGCTACGACCTGGCGACGTGATTTTGCAGGTCAATCGAGTTAGTATCGATTCGGTGAGCGGATTCACATACCAGTACGAGCGTGCCGCGCAGCGCGTGCTGCTCTTGGTCCACCGCGAAGGCGCGACGTTCTTCCTGCTCCTGCCGAAATAG
- a CDS encoding phosphotransferase produces MASSAQPKSPESLRDALAAPLAALWGAQAFTLTRLVGDASTRIYHRLSSEETPPRTLIVMELPADPLRSDEVSGAERPRELPFYELQRFLAAGGLPVPTIHAYLREAGLLLLEDLGDVTLGALVATADDAARGSLYRQAIDLLLALQRYAAGAPQDCVCFQRRFDGALLRWELEHFREWLLEAQRGLRLGAAERRALDGQFDHLVELLLALPTVWVHRDYQSRNLMVQRGAGGEPRLRLIDFQDALIGPLVYDLVGLLRDSYVDLGLPLVEELLAHYHARATPAVSHDELQRMFWLQTVQRKLKDAGRFVFIERVRGNPSFLPYIPRSLGYVGQALARLPELAPLATLLGSRLPELRV; encoded by the coding sequence ATGGCCTCAAGCGCGCAGCCCAAGAGCCCCGAGTCGCTGCGCGACGCGCTCGCCGCGCCGCTGGCAGCGCTATGGGGCGCGCAGGCCTTCACCCTGACCCGGCTGGTCGGCGATGCCTCGACGCGGATCTATCATCGGCTCAGCAGCGAGGAGACGCCGCCACGCACGCTGATCGTGATGGAGCTGCCCGCCGATCCGCTGCGCTCCGACGAGGTCAGCGGCGCAGAACGCCCGCGGGAGCTGCCCTTCTACGAGCTGCAGCGCTTTCTCGCCGCCGGCGGCCTGCCGGTGCCGACGATCCACGCCTACCTGCGTGAGGCCGGCCTGCTGCTGCTCGAGGATCTGGGCGATGTGACGCTCGGTGCGCTGGTGGCGACGGCCGACGACGCCGCGCGCGGCAGCCTCTATCGCCAGGCGATCGACCTGCTCTTGGCGCTGCAGCGCTACGCGGCTGGCGCGCCACAGGACTGCGTTTGCTTCCAGCGGCGCTTTGATGGGGCCCTGCTGCGCTGGGAGCTCGAGCATTTCCGCGAGTGGCTGCTCGAGGCGCAGCGCGGTCTGCGCCTGGGCGCGGCCGAGCGCCGCGCGCTCGATGGGCAATTCGATCACCTGGTCGAGCTGCTGCTCGCGCTGCCAACGGTCTGGGTCCATCGCGACTACCAGAGCCGCAACCTGATGGTCCAGAGGGGCGCGGGTGGCGAGCCGCGCCTGCGGCTGATCGACTTCCAAGATGCGCTGATCGGGCCGCTGGTCTACGACCTGGTCGGACTGCTGCGCGATTCGTACGTCGATCTCGGCCTGCCCTTGGTCGAGGAGCTGCTCGCGCACTATCACGCGCGGGCGACGCCCGCCGTCTCGCACGACGAGCTGCAGCGGATGTTCTGGCTGCAAACGGTGCAACGCAAGCTCAAGGACGCCGGTCGCTTCGTCTTCATCGAGCGCGTGCGCGGCAACCCGAGCTTCCTGCCCTATATCCCGCGCTCGCTCGGCTACGTCGGCCAGGCGTTGGCCCGCTTGCCGGAGCTGGCGCCGCTCGCCACGCTGCTCGGGAGCCGGCTCCCGGAGCTGCGGGTGTAA
- a CDS encoding class I SAM-dependent methyltransferase: MADSTPPTLLRAIRAEAERLKRPLPDAQLERLGQLHQLLARWAQRIRLTGSADAEELVRRHLADALMLAAALPALATPRCVDVGSGGGLPALPLAILRPELAITMIEPQRRKCAFLRTAIHALALERCQVLEQRLEQVSLAKVTVAWSLATFAPEVWLRRALPLLTADGLAVAFVVRPELLGPPPAGLVPYATKRYALADGTPRALLLLRRCEDADARA, from the coding sequence ATGGCCGACTCAACGCCGCCAACGCTGCTGCGCGCGATTCGCGCCGAGGCCGAGCGACTGAAGCGCCCGCTGCCGGACGCCCAGCTCGAACGCCTCGGGCAGCTGCACCAGCTCCTGGCCCGCTGGGCTCAACGGATCCGGTTGACGGGGAGCGCCGACGCCGAGGAGCTGGTGCGCCGCCACCTCGCCGATGCGCTGATGTTGGCCGCCGCCCTGCCAGCGCTGGCGACGCCGCGCTGCGTCGACGTCGGCAGCGGCGGCGGGCTCCCCGCGCTGCCGCTGGCGATCCTGCGCCCCGAGCTGGCGATCACGATGATCGAGCCGCAGCGCCGCAAGTGCGCGTTTCTGCGCACGGCGATCCATGCGCTCGCGCTCGAGCGCTGTCAGGTCCTGGAGCAGCGCCTGGAGCAGGTCTCGCTGGCCAAGGTCACGGTCGCCTGGTCGCTGGCGACCTTCGCGCCCGAGGTCTGGCTGCGGCGCGCCCTGCCGCTGCTGACGGCGGACGGCCTGGCGGTGGCCTTCGTCGTGCGACCCGAGCTATTGGGCCCGCCACCGGCGGGCTTGGTGCCCTACGCGACCAAGCGATACGCGCTGGCGGACGGGACGCCGCGCGCGCTGCTGCTGCTCCGGCGCTGCGAGGATGCCGATGCACGAGCCTGA
- a CDS encoding class II aldolase/adducin family protein, translated as MHEPEGLTHFRSLHQDARLEASVLERRAPALLAWRRLLHQLALIGQRPERYGGLGFGNLSLRLAPLQAAVGARAFLITGTQTGEPERLPADRLCVVTRYALARNTIYSRGPVRPSSEALTHGAIYDLSPRIAAVLHVHAPVIWRQTRALRLPQTPTDVGYGTVEMARAVQRLYDEGGRGRPRVWSMAGHEDGVLAWGCDLNQAGAALLRQLARAYALAAER; from the coding sequence ATGCACGAGCCTGAGGGCCTGACCCACTTTCGCTCGCTGCATCAGGACGCGCGCCTCGAGGCGTCGGTGCTCGAGCGGCGGGCGCCCGCGCTCTTGGCCTGGCGCCGGCTCTTGCACCAACTTGCGCTGATCGGCCAACGACCCGAGCGCTATGGCGGCCTCGGCTTCGGCAACCTCAGCCTGCGGCTGGCTCCCCTGCAAGCGGCGGTCGGGGCGCGCGCCTTTCTGATCACGGGCACGCAGACCGGCGAACCCGAGCGCCTGCCCGCCGATCGACTCTGCGTCGTCACGCGCTACGCCCTGGCGCGGAACACGATCTACAGCCGCGGCCCCGTGCGCCCCTCCTCCGAGGCGCTGACGCATGGCGCGATCTACGACCTCTCACCGCGCATCGCGGCGGTGCTTCACGTCCACGCGCCGGTGATCTGGCGCCAGACGAGAGCGCTGAGGCTGCCGCAGACCCCCACCGACGTCGGCTACGGCACGGTCGAGATGGCCCGGGCGGTGCAGCGTCTCTACGACGAAGGCGGGCGCGGTCGACCTCGGGTCTGGAGCATGGCGGGACACGAGGACGGCGTGCTCGCCTGGGGATGCGACCTGAACCAGGCCGGGGCCGCGCTGCTGCGGCAGCTCGCACGCGCCTATGCGCTGGCAGCCGAGCGCTGA
- the bfr gene encoding bacterioferritin, with protein sequence MKGDSGVIEHLNTALRNELTAINQYFLHSRMLNNWGLLQLGAQLQKESIEEMHHADWLIERILLLEGKPHMELLGKLHIGADSKGALEGDLMLEHKAVGDLKRAIADCEQVGDYVSRDLFRRILDDEEKHIDWIETQLDLIRRLGLDKYEQSKL encoded by the coding sequence ATGAAGGGCGACAGCGGCGTCATCGAGCATCTCAATACCGCCTTGCGCAACGAGCTGACGGCGATCAATCAGTACTTCCTGCATTCGCGCATGCTCAACAACTGGGGTCTGCTTCAGCTCGGCGCTCAGCTGCAGAAGGAGTCGATCGAGGAGATGCATCACGCCGATTGGCTGATCGAGCGCATCCTCCTGCTCGAGGGCAAGCCGCATATGGAGCTGCTCGGTAAGCTCCACATCGGCGCCGACAGCAAGGGCGCGCTCGAGGGCGACTTGATGCTCGAGCATAAGGCCGTGGGCGACCTGAAGCGGGCGATCGCCGACTGTGAGCAGGTCGGCGACTACGTCAGCCGCGACCTCTTTCGCCGCATCCTCGACGACGAGGAGAAGCATATCGATTGGATCGAGACCCAGCTCGATTTGATTCGGCGCCTCGGGCTCGACAAGTACGAGCAGTCGAAGCTCTGA
- a CDS encoding PilZ domain-containing protein — protein MTLLFPTMLETGNERRRQLRVLLSEPVALNWSAGAPALPATALNLSVGGLFVAGCAPHAVGERVTCRLLFTPREPLAVPCRVAWVQAAQDAGRPTGMGLQFEDLSAAVRTAVDTLVNRLRTRTEPSGLSALAIDPFCESGTWSPGAPGDTFNGYTFNGDDFLPSSTSLTGRAARSRLERRWLVMQVAVGVLLVGAAIWAVLLRFG, from the coding sequence ATGACACTGCTCTTCCCCACGATGCTCGAAACTGGAAACGAACGGCGTCGGCAGCTCCGCGTGCTGCTCAGCGAGCCGGTGGCGCTCAACTGGAGCGCCGGCGCGCCAGCCTTGCCCGCGACGGCGCTCAACCTCAGCGTCGGCGGGCTCTTTGTCGCCGGCTGTGCGCCGCATGCGGTCGGCGAGCGCGTGACCTGTCGGCTGCTCTTCACGCCGCGCGAGCCGCTCGCGGTGCCCTGCCGCGTCGCCTGGGTCCAGGCCGCGCAGGACGCGGGCCGTCCGACCGGCATGGGGCTGCAGTTCGAGGACCTCAGCGCGGCGGTACGCACCGCCGTCGATACCCTCGTCAACCGCCTACGCACGCGAACCGAGCCCTCAGGTCTCTCCGCGCTGGCGATCGACCCCTTCTGCGAATCGGGCACCTGGTCGCCGGGCGCGCCCGGTGACACCTTCAACGGTTACACTTTCAACGGCGACGACTTTCTCCCCTCCAGCACCTCACTGACGGGCCGGGCCGCGCGCTCGCGCCTCGAGCGCCGGTGGCTGGTGATGCAGGTCGCCGTCGGCGTGCTGCTGGTGGGCGCCGCAATCTGGGCGGTGCTCCTGCGCTTCGGCTAG
- a CDS encoding trypsin-like serine protease, which produces MKLEQTRSAPRALPPQLPEVRAGRVAARNALGLLLALLAVALLACGGGGAAAFDLAELGEVAQALSNGTPYSGHPAVGRLVILTRDGKREQCTGSVVGAHTVLTAAHCVADAAQLAFELTLPAASTTTVSSGGAANPVRRFAVDNVMVHPDYEASDYRTIDLAMLWLPQAPGVTPLMVGARAPTVGQTITLVGYGQTGTTMDDGGIKRITTNAIAAVQPTVISIVGTAAGRGNLSLGDSGGPVLATVQGQEVVIGVNAQLVNAGDGDPRTDDGRAMRVDSQLRWIGAVAAGDLALQANGVTGDALPPEVTILTPAPGVAVGSSVIVRARVRDNVAVREAVLLLDGQVAGRIAQAPYDFPVQLTAGAHTLVIVAEDAVGNRAQASVAVEGGIAGPQSDGAGCALAAGGTHATSRTVPLALLGLLALCCRRRRRTRPAAPAGDRRESSCLGMRRA; this is translated from the coding sequence ATGAAGCTCGAACAGACACGCTCCGCGCCGCGCGCCCTTCCCCCCCAGCTCCCAGAGGTTCGCGCTGGGCGCGTCGCCGCCCGCAACGCCCTTGGCCTGCTGCTTGCCTTGTTGGCGGTCGCGCTGCTGGCCTGCGGGGGCGGGGGCGCGGCGGCCTTCGACCTCGCCGAGCTGGGCGAAGTGGCGCAGGCGCTGAGCAACGGCACGCCCTACAGCGGGCATCCCGCCGTCGGTAGGTTGGTGATCCTGACACGCGATGGGAAGCGCGAGCAGTGCACCGGCAGCGTGGTCGGCGCTCATACGGTGCTGACCGCGGCCCACTGCGTCGCCGATGCGGCGCAGCTCGCCTTCGAACTCACGCTCCCGGCAGCGAGCACGACGACGGTTTCGAGCGGCGGTGCCGCGAATCCCGTGCGCCGCTTCGCGGTCGACAACGTCATGGTCCACCCAGACTACGAGGCCAGCGATTACCGAACGATCGATCTCGCCATGCTCTGGCTCCCGCAGGCACCCGGCGTGACGCCCCTGATGGTCGGTGCTCGAGCGCCAACGGTTGGCCAGACGATCACGCTCGTGGGCTATGGCCAGACCGGCACCACGATGGACGACGGGGGCATCAAGCGCATCACGACCAACGCCATCGCGGCCGTGCAGCCGACGGTGATCTCCATCGTGGGCACGGCGGCGGGTCGCGGCAACCTGAGCTTGGGCGACTCTGGAGGCCCAGTGCTGGCGACGGTGCAGGGCCAGGAGGTGGTGATCGGCGTCAACGCGCAGCTCGTCAACGCCGGCGACGGCGACCCTCGCACCGACGACGGGCGAGCGATGCGGGTCGATAGTCAGCTGCGGTGGATCGGCGCGGTCGCCGCTGGCGACCTGGCGCTGCAGGCCAACGGCGTGACGGGCGATGCGCTGCCGCCCGAGGTCACGATTCTCACGCCCGCGCCGGGCGTGGCTGTCGGCAGCAGCGTCATCGTGCGCGCGCGGGTCCGCGACAACGTGGCGGTGCGCGAGGCGGTGCTCCTGCTCGACGGCCAGGTCGCCGGGCGGATCGCCCAGGCGCCCTACGACTTCCCGGTGCAGCTCACGGCGGGCGCCCACACCCTGGTGATCGTGGCCGAGGACGCCGTCGGCAACCGCGCGCAGGCCAGCGTGGCCGTCGAGGGCGGGATCGCGGGGCCACAGTCGGATGGCGCCGGCTGCGCGCTGGCGGCGGGTGGAACGCACGCGACCTCACGGACCGTCCCGCTCGCGCTGCTCGGCCTGCTGGCGCTCTGCTGCCGGCGGCGGCGCAGGACGCGGCCTGCTGCGCCGGCAGGCGATCGCCGAGAAAGCAGTTGCCTCGGTATGCGCCGCGCATGA
- a CDS encoding leucine--tRNA ligase, translated as MARPYDFIGIEAKWQRQWAEQRTFRTPNPGDPDFDPQRPKFYVLDMFPYPSGAGLHVGHPLGYIATDIVARYKRMTGSNVLHPMGFDAFGLPAEQYAIEHGVHPRETTERNIENMRRQLRAFGLSYDWERELATTDRGYYRWTQWIFLQLYGSYFDVEAGAARPIAELEQRLARGDRVLDDDLRIVASTPAAGATARGWSALSAAEQRRALDQQRLAYLAEVAVNWCPALGTVLANEEVTAEGRSERGNHPVLKRPLKQWMLRITAYAERLIADLERVDWPEPIKLMQRNWIGRSAGALVDFAIAPAAGAPEALVGEPIRVFTTRPDTLFGATYLVLAPEHPLVQQLVTAGQRAAVEAYCVATARRSDLERQAESKTKTGVATGADAINPVNGERLPIWIADYVLMGYGTGAIMAVPAHDQRDGDFARAWGLPLRPVVLPSAAWIAEQGALAGRSAPSREDYLAQVSAYRAAYTGEGESVNSRQGELVLDGLPTAEAKRAITSWLEQRGCGRAQVQYKLRDWLFSRQRYWGEPFPVLHGPGGETVPVPEAELPVALPPMDDFRPVVDEDSSRPPQPSLGRAPESWRTVLREGVRYERELNTMPQWAGSCWYYLRFLDPRNDQALASVEAERYWMSPPAAAAGGAGTTVAAASPGGAAPSGASLTTPALAGGVDLYVGGAEHAVLHLLYARFWHKLLFDLGHVSTPEPFGRLFNQGYILAAAFTDERGVYVPAAEVEEREGSFYYRGQPVRREYGKMGKSLKNAVTPDEMFTEYGCDTLRLYEMYLGPLEVSKPWNTRDIIGVHRFLHRVWRNVCGEGDAPDGTCIVETAADPELRRLLHQTIKRVTDDLDRLRFNTALAALIELNNALVGRPTLPREVAEPLVLMLAPFAPHLAEELWQLLGHQRSLAYVPWPRHDPALLVVDEVEIVVQISGKTRGRVRVPLAADAAAVRAAAEADPRIAKHLQGLTVAKAVLVPGRLLNLVTG; from the coding sequence ATGGCCAGGCCTTACGATTTCATCGGTATCGAAGCGAAGTGGCAGCGGCAGTGGGCCGAGCAGCGCACCTTTCGGACGCCCAACCCGGGCGATCCGGACTTCGACCCGCAGAGGCCGAAGTTTTACGTGCTCGACATGTTCCCCTACCCCTCGGGCGCGGGGCTGCACGTCGGCCACCCGCTCGGCTACATCGCCACCGACATTGTCGCGCGCTACAAGCGGATGACCGGCAGCAACGTCCTGCATCCGATGGGCTTCGACGCCTTCGGTCTGCCGGCCGAGCAGTACGCGATCGAGCACGGCGTGCATCCGCGCGAGACCACCGAGCGCAACATCGAGAACATGCGGCGCCAGCTGCGCGCCTTCGGCCTGAGCTATGACTGGGAGCGCGAGCTCGCCACCACCGACCGCGGCTACTACCGCTGGACGCAGTGGATCTTCCTCCAGCTCTACGGCAGCTACTTCGACGTCGAGGCGGGGGCGGCGCGGCCGATCGCCGAGCTCGAGCAGCGCCTGGCGCGGGGGGATCGGGTCCTCGACGACGACCTACGGATCGTCGCGTCGACGCCCGCCGCGGGTGCGACGGCGCGGGGCTGGAGCGCGCTGAGCGCGGCCGAGCAGCGCCGCGCCCTCGACCAGCAGCGGCTGGCGTATCTCGCCGAGGTCGCCGTCAACTGGTGTCCGGCACTCGGCACCGTGTTGGCGAACGAGGAGGTGACGGCCGAGGGCCGCTCCGAGCGCGGCAATCACCCCGTGCTCAAGCGACCGCTCAAGCAATGGATGCTGCGCATTACGGCCTATGCCGAGCGCCTGATCGCCGACCTCGAGCGGGTCGATTGGCCCGAGCCGATCAAGCTGATGCAGCGCAATTGGATCGGTCGCAGTGCGGGCGCCCTGGTGGACTTCGCGATCGCGCCGGCCGCGGGCGCGCCGGAGGCGCTGGTCGGCGAGCCGATCCGAGTCTTTACGACGCGCCCCGACACCCTCTTCGGTGCGACCTACCTCGTGCTCGCCCCGGAGCATCCGTTGGTGCAGCAGCTCGTCACCGCGGGCCAGCGCGCCGCGGTCGAGGCCTACTGTGTGGCTACGGCACGGCGCAGCGACCTCGAGCGCCAAGCCGAGAGCAAGACCAAGACGGGCGTCGCGACGGGCGCCGACGCGATCAATCCGGTCAATGGCGAGCGCCTGCCGATCTGGATCGCCGACTACGTGCTGATGGGCTACGGCACGGGGGCGATCATGGCGGTGCCCGCTCACGACCAGCGCGATGGCGACTTTGCGCGCGCCTGGGGCCTGCCGCTGCGACCCGTCGTGCTGCCGTCGGCGGCGTGGATCGCGGAGCAGGGGGCGTTGGCTGGCCGCAGCGCGCCTTCGCGCGAGGACTATCTGGCGCAGGTCAGCGCCTATCGCGCCGCCTACACGGGCGAGGGCGAGAGCGTCAATTCGCGGCAGGGCGAGCTCGTGCTCGACGGGCTGCCGACCGCTGAGGCCAAGCGCGCGATCACCTCCTGGCTCGAGCAGCGCGGGTGCGGTCGCGCGCAGGTGCAGTACAAGCTGCGCGACTGGCTCTTCTCGCGCCAGCGCTATTGGGGCGAGCCCTTCCCCGTGCTCCATGGTCCGGGCGGCGAGACCGTGCCTGTGCCCGAGGCTGAGCTTCCGGTCGCCCTGCCGCCGATGGACGACTTCCGTCCCGTCGTCGACGAGGATTCGTCGCGGCCGCCGCAGCCCTCGCTGGGGCGCGCGCCGGAGTCCTGGCGCACGGTGCTGCGCGAGGGCGTGCGCTATGAGCGCGAGTTGAACACGATGCCGCAGTGGGCGGGTTCGTGTTGGTACTACCTGCGCTTCCTCGACCCGCGAAACGATCAGGCGCTGGCCTCGGTCGAAGCCGAGCGTTACTGGATGAGCCCGCCTGCCGCGGCCGCGGGGGGAGCCGGGACGACCGTCGCGGCGGCATCGCCTGGCGGGGCAGCGCCGAGTGGGGCCTCGCTGACCACGCCGGCGCTCGCCGGGGGGGTCGATCTATATGTCGGCGGCGCCGAGCATGCGGTGCTGCATCTGCTCTACGCGCGCTTCTGGCATAAGCTGCTCTTCGACCTGGGTCACGTCTCGACGCCCGAGCCCTTCGGCCGGCTCTTCAACCAGGGCTACATCCTCGCTGCCGCCTTCACCGACGAGCGCGGGGTCTACGTGCCGGCCGCCGAGGTCGAGGAGCGCGAGGGGAGCTTCTACTATCGCGGCCAGCCGGTGCGGCGCGAGTACGGCAAGATGGGCAAGTCGCTCAAGAACGCCGTCACGCCCGACGAGATGTTCACCGAATACGGCTGCGACACGCTGCGACTCTACGAGATGTACCTCGGGCCGCTGGAGGTCTCCAAGCCGTGGAACACGCGGGACATCATCGGCGTCCATCGCTTTCTCCACCGGGTTTGGCGCAACGTCTGCGGCGAGGGCGACGCGCCGGACGGCACTTGCATCGTCGAGACGGCTGCCGACCCGGAGCTGCGACGGCTGCTGCACCAGACGATCAAGCGCGTCACCGATGACCTCGACCGGCTGCGCTTCAATACAGCGCTGGCCGCGCTGATCGAGCTCAACAACGCCTTGGTCGGCCGCCCTACGCTGCCGCGCGAGGTCGCCGAGCCGCTGGTGCTGATGCTGGCGCCCTTCGCGCCGCACCTGGCGGAGGAGCTCTGGCAGCTCCTCGGCCACCAGCGCTCGCTGGCCTACGTCCCCTGGCCGCGCCACGACCCGGCGCTGCTGGTCGTCGACGAGGTCGAGATCGTCGTGCAAATCAGCGGCAAGACGCGCGGACGGGTGCGCGTGCCCCTTGCTGCCGATGCCGCTGCCGTGCGCGCGGCCGCAGAGGCCGACCCCCGCATCGCCAAACACCTGCAGGGCCTCACGGTCGCCAAGGCCGTCCTGGTCCCGGGCCGCCTCCTCAACCTCGTCACCGGCTAG